In Choloepus didactylus isolate mChoDid1 chromosome X, mChoDid1.pri, whole genome shotgun sequence, a genomic segment contains:
- the LOC119523349 gene encoding chloride intracellular channel protein 4-like isoform X1 yields MALLMPLNGLKEEDKEPIIELLVKAGSDGDSIGNCPFSQRLFMILWLKGIVFSVITIDLKRKPADLQNLAPRIHPLFITFNNVVKIDVNKIEEFLEEVLCPPKYLKLSLKHPESNTAGMDIFTKFSAYIKNSKPEANETLERCLLKTLQKLEKFLNFPFPDETDENSMEDIKFSTHKFLDSNEMTSTDCNLLLKLHIVKVVAKKYHNFDILKGMTSIWRYLTNAYSRDEFTSTCPTDKEVEIAYSDVAKRHTK; encoded by the coding sequence TCTTAGTCAAGGCTGGCAGTGATGGTGACAGCATAGGAAACTGCCCCTTTTCCCAGAGGCTCTTCATGATTCTTTGGCTCAAAGGCATTGTATTTAGTGTCATTACCATTGACCTGAAAAGGAAGCCTGCAGACCTGCAGAACTTGGCTCCCAGGATCCACCCACTATTTATAACTTTCAACAATGTAGTCAAAATAGATGTAAATAAGATTGAGGAATTTCTTGAAGAAGTCTTATGTCCTCCCAAGTACTTAAAGCTTTCACTAAAACACCCAGAATCAAATACTGCTGGAATGGACATCTTTACCAAATTCTCTGCATATATCAAGAATTCAAAGCCAGAGGCTAATGAAACACTGGAGAGGTGTCTCTTGAAAACACTGCAGAAACTGGaaaaatttctgaattttccctTTCCTGATGAAACTGATGAGAATAGTATGGAGGATATTAAATTTTCTACACATAAATTTCTGGATAGCAATGAAATGACATCAACTGATTGCAACCTGCTGCTCAAACTGCACATTGTCAAGGTGGTGGCCAAAAAGTATCACAATTTTGATATCCTGAAAGGAATGACCAGCATCTGGAGATACTTAACTAATGCTTATAGTAGGGATGAGTTCACCAGTACCTGTCCCACTGACAAGGAGGTTGAAATAGCATATAGTGATGTAGCCAAGAGACACACCAAGTAA
- the LOC119523349 gene encoding chloride intracellular channel protein 4-like isoform X2: MALLMPLNGLKEEDKEPIIELFMILWLKGIVFSVITIDLKRKPADLQNLAPRIHPLFITFNNVVKIDVNKIEEFLEEVLCPPKYLKLSLKHPESNTAGMDIFTKFSAYIKNSKPEANETLERCLLKTLQKLEKFLNFPFPDETDENSMEDIKFSTHKFLDSNEMTSTDCNLLLKLHIVKVVAKKYHNFDILKGMTSIWRYLTNAYSRDEFTSTCPTDKEVEIAYSDVAKRHTK; this comes from the coding sequence GCTCTTCATGATTCTTTGGCTCAAAGGCATTGTATTTAGTGTCATTACCATTGACCTGAAAAGGAAGCCTGCAGACCTGCAGAACTTGGCTCCCAGGATCCACCCACTATTTATAACTTTCAACAATGTAGTCAAAATAGATGTAAATAAGATTGAGGAATTTCTTGAAGAAGTCTTATGTCCTCCCAAGTACTTAAAGCTTTCACTAAAACACCCAGAATCAAATACTGCTGGAATGGACATCTTTACCAAATTCTCTGCATATATCAAGAATTCAAAGCCAGAGGCTAATGAAACACTGGAGAGGTGTCTCTTGAAAACACTGCAGAAACTGGaaaaatttctgaattttccctTTCCTGATGAAACTGATGAGAATAGTATGGAGGATATTAAATTTTCTACACATAAATTTCTGGATAGCAATGAAATGACATCAACTGATTGCAACCTGCTGCTCAAACTGCACATTGTCAAGGTGGTGGCCAAAAAGTATCACAATTTTGATATCCTGAAAGGAATGACCAGCATCTGGAGATACTTAACTAATGCTTATAGTAGGGATGAGTTCACCAGTACCTGTCCCACTGACAAGGAGGTTGAAATAGCATATAGTGATGTAGCCAAGAGACACACCAAGTAA